One Streptomyces hundungensis DNA segment encodes these proteins:
- a CDS encoding putative quinol monooxygenase: MILIVVKFTVRPEYRDEWLSLVDEFTRATRDEPGNLFFEWSVSVDNPREFVLVEGFADREAGDAHVNSQHFRAAMDTMAGAIETTPQIISTEAPNKGWSAMGELSPR; this comes from the coding sequence ATGATCCTTATTGTCGTCAAGTTCACCGTCCGGCCCGAGTACCGGGACGAGTGGCTGTCGCTGGTGGATGAATTCACGCGGGCCACACGTGATGAGCCAGGCAACCTCTTCTTCGAGTGGTCGGTCAGCGTGGACAACCCTCGCGAGTTCGTCCTCGTTGAGGGCTTCGCCGACCGCGAGGCGGGAGACGCACACGTCAACTCCCAGCACTTCCGCGCTGCCATGGACACCATGGCCGGTGCCATCGAGACCACTCCGCAGATCATCAGCACCGAGGCGCCCAACAAGGGTTGGAGTGCGATGGGTGAGCTGTCGCCGCGCTAG
- a CDS encoding phospholipase D-like domain-containing protein, whose product MTAIDIRSDAVPAEIQRLRRRLERLIGVAATEGNELVALRNGDAIFPAMLEAVRGAEHTVDMMTFVYWRGQIARDFAAALAERARAGVRVRLLLDGFGAKEIEQQLLDEMDAAGVHVAWFRKPLWLSPLKQNHRCHRKALIVDEHTAFTGGVGIAQEWCGNARNPDEWRDTHVKVRGPAVDGIAAAFAQNWAECHDDLYDERDRFIEHAQPGTSIVQVVRGSASFGWQDMQTLMRVMLTSAERRFRLATAYFAPDTYFVDLLCATARRGVTVEIVLPGPHTDQRACQLAGQHHYTKLLEAGISIFQYQPTMMHAKIITVDGVASLIGSTNFNRRSMDHDEEVMLAVLDEDFTAGLDQDFDADLERSTAIDEARWKHRAALQRAREAAVLPIRRFL is encoded by the coding sequence GTGACTGCGATCGACATACGCTCCGATGCTGTTCCGGCCGAGATTCAACGGCTGCGCCGCCGACTGGAGCGCCTGATCGGCGTGGCTGCCACAGAAGGAAACGAACTCGTAGCGCTGCGCAACGGGGACGCGATCTTCCCGGCCATGCTGGAGGCCGTCCGAGGCGCCGAACACACCGTCGACATGATGACGTTCGTGTACTGGCGGGGGCAGATAGCCCGGGACTTCGCCGCCGCTCTCGCCGAGCGGGCCCGAGCCGGGGTACGCGTACGGCTGCTGTTGGACGGGTTCGGTGCCAAGGAGATCGAACAGCAACTACTGGACGAGATGGACGCCGCCGGCGTGCATGTCGCCTGGTTTCGCAAGCCGCTGTGGCTTTCCCCGCTCAAGCAGAACCACCGCTGTCACCGTAAAGCACTGATCGTCGACGAGCACACCGCCTTCACCGGCGGCGTCGGCATCGCCCAGGAATGGTGTGGCAATGCCCGCAACCCCGACGAGTGGCGCGACACCCACGTCAAAGTACGGGGACCAGCCGTGGACGGCATCGCGGCGGCCTTCGCGCAGAACTGGGCAGAATGTCACGACGACCTCTACGACGAGCGAGACCGTTTCATCGAACATGCCCAGCCCGGTACGTCGATCGTGCAGGTGGTACGGGGCTCCGCCAGCTTTGGCTGGCAGGACATGCAGACCCTCATGCGCGTCATGCTCACCTCCGCCGAGCGCCGCTTCCGCCTGGCCACCGCCTACTTCGCCCCGGACACCTACTTCGTCGACCTGCTCTGTGCGACTGCGCGCCGGGGAGTGACGGTCGAGATCGTGCTGCCCGGCCCGCACACCGATCAGCGCGCCTGCCAACTCGCCGGCCAGCACCACTACACGAAGCTACTGGAAGCCGGCATATCGATCTTCCAATACCAACCGACCATGATGCACGCCAAGATCATCACTGTGGACGGGGTGGCGTCCCTGATCGGGTCGACCAACTTCAACAGGCGCTCCATGGACCACGACGAGGAAGTCATGCTCGCCGTCCTCGACGAGGATTTCACCGCCGGCCTGGACCAGGACTTCGACGCCGACCTCGAACGCAGCACAGCCATCGACGAGGCCCGGTGGAAGCATCGCGCCGCACTGCAACGCGCACGGGAGGCCGCGGTCCTTCCCATCCGGCGGTTCCTGTAG
- a CDS encoding beta-ketoacyl-[acyl-carrier-protein] synthase family protein, producing MHLVTAHGPARRAPVAVTGLGLVTPAGIGRETAWAGLKAGLSTATTDPDLSGLPVAFSCQVPGLDAAGLLGHRLARRLDRFTIFALLAAREAVSDAGLMPNGWDGARIGVVMGVGMGSIQNWQAEFDRLGAHLPERLSPLALPRSLPNMAAAEIALDLGAQGPNLVVSAACASGASAIGMGRDWLLSGSCDVVLAGGSESARLRMTAACFAQMRALSRRADSPATASRPFDRDRDGFVLGEGAAVLVLERIKDARARRARPQALLAGYGASCDAHHFTAPQPDGDAAARAMRAALSDAGLTPQDIDHVNAHGTATPQGDAAEHNALHQVFRRPPPVTAVKSTIGHAIGGAGAIEAACTVLTLQHQLIPPTANLDTLDPTLDLDVVAKVPRPLRMEAAVSNSLGFGGQNAVLAFTTAP from the coding sequence ATGCACCTCGTGACAGCACATGGCCCCGCGCGGCGCGCCCCCGTGGCCGTCACCGGACTGGGACTCGTCACCCCCGCTGGCATTGGCAGAGAGACTGCGTGGGCGGGCCTCAAGGCCGGACTGTCCACGGCGACCACCGACCCCGACCTCAGCGGATTGCCCGTGGCCTTCTCCTGCCAGGTGCCCGGCCTCGACGCGGCCGGTCTGCTCGGTCACCGACTCGCCCGACGCCTCGACCGCTTCACGATTTTCGCGCTGCTCGCCGCCCGGGAGGCGGTTTCCGACGCGGGCCTGATGCCCAACGGCTGGGACGGGGCCCGTATCGGCGTGGTGATGGGTGTCGGCATGGGTTCCATACAGAACTGGCAGGCCGAGTTCGACCGGCTCGGAGCCCACCTTCCCGAACGCCTCTCACCCCTGGCCCTTCCCCGCAGCCTGCCGAACATGGCCGCCGCAGAGATCGCCCTCGATCTCGGTGCGCAAGGGCCCAACCTGGTGGTCAGCGCCGCCTGTGCCTCCGGCGCCAGCGCGATCGGAATGGGACGTGACTGGCTGCTCTCCGGCAGCTGCGACGTGGTCCTGGCCGGCGGCAGCGAGTCGGCACGCCTGCGCATGACCGCAGCCTGCTTCGCCCAGATGCGCGCTCTCTCGCGCCGCGCGGACAGTCCCGCGACCGCCTCCCGCCCGTTCGACCGGGACCGCGACGGCTTCGTCCTCGGCGAGGGAGCGGCCGTCCTCGTCCTGGAACGCATCAAGGATGCCCGGGCGCGGCGCGCCCGCCCCCAAGCCTTGCTCGCGGGTTACGGAGCCTCCTGCGACGCCCACCACTTCACCGCCCCGCAGCCCGACGGCGACGCCGCCGCCAGGGCTATGCGCGCCGCTCTCTCGGACGCCGGCCTGACCCCGCAAGACATCGACCATGTCAACGCACACGGCACCGCCACCCCGCAAGGAGACGCAGCCGAGCACAACGCGCTGCACCAGGTCTTCCGGCGGCCTCCGCCCGTCACCGCCGTCAAAAGCACCATCGGACATGCCATCGGCGGCGCGGGTGCCATCGAAGCGGCGTGCACCGTGCTCACCCTGCAACACCAGCTGATTCCACCCACCGCCAACCTCGACACCCTCGATCCGACGCTGGACCTGGATGTGGTCGCCAAGGTGCCCCGCCCACTGCGAATGGAAGCCGCCGTCAGCAACTCCTTGGGCTTCGGTGGCCAGAACGCCGTACTCGCCTTCACGACGGCCCCCTGA
- a CDS encoding lysophospholipid acyltransferase family protein, which produces MLSAWAGSLVPVFSDTTVSGVEHLSRATDSGCVLAANHTSFFDPVLLIGTLHRLGLRPAVLATAGLWRVPLLSRALTREGYVPVHRGSRRAGDALHHAAEALAGGRSVLIYPEGGLPRHHTSHDRPPGPLKTGVVRLALSIGAPVIPIGHAGARKVASGSRAKQLAGWATAPVRRPRVHVHIGPGLRLDASDQPMEQLEAALGVTWSRAVHGLRGGLPSEDPAPHDQG; this is translated from the coding sequence ATGCTGTCCGCATGGGCCGGATCCCTGGTGCCCGTTTTCAGCGACACGACGGTGAGCGGTGTCGAGCACCTGAGCCGGGCCACGGACAGCGGGTGTGTCCTCGCCGCCAACCACACCTCGTTCTTCGACCCGGTTCTGCTGATCGGCACCCTGCACCGACTCGGCCTGCGGCCCGCCGTGCTGGCCACAGCCGGACTATGGCGGGTACCTCTGCTGTCACGGGCCCTCACCCGGGAGGGATACGTGCCGGTGCACAGGGGGAGCCGCCGCGCCGGGGACGCCCTGCACCACGCCGCCGAGGCACTCGCCGGGGGGCGCAGCGTACTCATCTACCCCGAAGGGGGCCTGCCCCGCCATCACACCTCCCACGACCGGCCGCCCGGCCCTCTCAAGACCGGTGTCGTCCGGCTCGCGCTGTCCATCGGTGCGCCCGTGATCCCGATCGGGCACGCGGGTGCCCGCAAGGTCGCTTCGGGGAGCCGGGCCAAGCAACTGGCGGGCTGGGCCACCGCGCCGGTGCGCCGGCCGCGCGTCCATGTGCACATCGGTCCGGGGCTTCGGCTCGACGCCTCGGACCAGCCGATGGAACAACTGGAGGCCGCACTCGGTGTCACCTGGTCCCGCGCGGTGCACGGGCTCCGGGGCGGGCTGCCGAGCGAAGACCCGGCCCCGCACGACCAGGGCTGA
- a CDS encoding cytochrome P450: protein MDFLTAYDALPEDDVPRRVALLRKSMAADKAALFTELRAHRPVFSTPVGVFVTRHPDVLEVLSAPETFTVGVFGPVLEEVLGAPFVLARDGADLHWRERGYGQMLLAAEDAPRVRELTARVADAVLDEALAQAGDTFDLIQEYARRAAAQVAISYLGLDGVDEGALHSCTRRMQWAFAVNPDRDPAIHAAGVAAGRELHERVDEVISRRRAASEDGGDGSPDVLGRMLRMRLPAEYGFDDERINANLAGYLTGYQQNATQCTATALKELALRPEALAEAERAAGAGDPERFDAHVWEALRFHPFVPVTPRLCLRDHVLAAGTPRQTVIPAKSVVLACFASAMFDEEVLDAPGEFRPGRPPAHNLVLGYGAHDCLGKYAAQVIVPELVRRVLLRPGVRPLPGGERALDYAGTPFPQHYPVSSGRRAVPAV, encoded by the coding sequence ATGGACTTCCTCACCGCGTACGACGCGCTCCCGGAGGATGACGTCCCGCGGCGGGTGGCCCTGCTGCGGAAGAGCATGGCAGCCGACAAGGCAGCCCTGTTCACCGAACTGCGGGCACACCGGCCGGTGTTCAGCACCCCCGTGGGAGTGTTCGTCACCCGGCACCCAGACGTTCTGGAGGTGTTGTCGGCGCCCGAGACGTTCACCGTCGGCGTGTTCGGGCCGGTGTTGGAGGAGGTGCTCGGTGCACCCTTCGTCCTCGCCCGGGACGGCGCCGACCTGCACTGGCGTGAGCGCGGATACGGGCAGATGCTCCTGGCGGCCGAGGACGCGCCCCGGGTACGCGAGCTGACGGCGCGGGTCGCCGACGCCGTCCTGGACGAGGCTCTCGCCCAAGCGGGCGACACCTTCGACCTGATCCAGGAGTACGCCCGTCGTGCCGCCGCCCAGGTGGCCATCTCCTACCTGGGCTTGGACGGCGTCGACGAGGGGGCCCTGCATTCCTGCACCCGCCGCATGCAGTGGGCGTTCGCCGTCAATCCCGACCGCGACCCGGCGATCCACGCGGCCGGGGTGGCAGCCGGGCGCGAGCTGCACGAGCGGGTGGACGAGGTGATCTCCCGGCGTCGGGCCGCGTCCGAGGACGGCGGCGACGGGTCCCCCGACGTCCTTGGCCGGATGCTACGCATGCGGCTGCCCGCCGAGTACGGCTTCGACGACGAGCGGATCAACGCCAACCTGGCCGGCTATCTGACGGGTTATCAGCAGAACGCCACGCAGTGCACGGCCACCGCGCTCAAGGAGCTCGCGCTGCGCCCCGAGGCGCTGGCCGAGGCCGAGCGGGCGGCGGGCGCGGGCGACCCGGAGCGCTTCGACGCCCATGTCTGGGAGGCGCTGCGGTTCCACCCGTTCGTGCCCGTCACGCCCCGGCTGTGCCTGCGCGACCATGTGCTGGCCGCCGGGACGCCGCGACAGACGGTGATCCCGGCCAAGAGTGTGGTGCTGGCCTGCTTCGCGTCCGCCATGTTCGACGAGGAGGTGCTGGACGCGCCCGGCGAGTTCCGCCCCGGCCGCCCGCCTGCGCACAACCTCGTCCTCGGGTACGGCGCCCATGACTGCCTCGGGAAGTACGCCGCCCAGGTGATCGTGCCGGAGCTGGTGCGACGGGTGCTGCTGCGTCCCGGTGTGCGTCCGCTACCCGGCGGTGAACGCGCCCTCGACTACGCGGGCACCCCGTTCCCGCAGCACTACCCGGTGAGTTCCGGCCGTCGGGCCGTACCCGCGGTCTGA
- a CDS encoding peroxidase family protein, protein MTATSRETEGRTAPRKEARDRSRDGRRNRFETHLLTHYRPVWQAAQRSRWLHRRLNSTLTDLAVLKAPPRPEPLSTKSPYTSWDSLTDRSWVGRHLPPTAGPPGSMPPPQEVAELFRREGEGKYCARSTALLPAFAQWFTDGFLRGHAATGDPRRTDSPHTLDMCQLYGDREEVTACLRTFEGGRLKSRMMDGAEFPPALCRDGEILDEFKAIRPVRFDEVPKDCVDTLFACGGDRVHAHVGPMALNVLFLREHNRVAGLLGAAHPEWDDERVFQTTRNTLIVMMIRVMLEEYINHITPYHFGFVLDPVRVDRGVWHRENWATIEFSLVYRWHSLIPSTYRIAGQDLPLARTIANGQLVLDRGLGPLFDDLSRQPAGLSGLFNTDELLLPIEARSVAVGRELRLASYNDYRVHYGFPPVTHPRQITGDSRVQEALLDLYGGVDGIDLYVGLFAEEPEPGAIFGRLLERIISVDAFSEALNNPLLAPRLFAPSTFSQEGIQVVRETRSFSDLVHRNLPEESGRYLVSLGSAAGDTRSPAR, encoded by the coding sequence ATGACCGCCACGTCTCGCGAGACCGAGGGCCGGACGGCGCCGCGCAAGGAAGCCCGAGACAGGTCCCGCGACGGCCGGCGCAACCGGTTCGAGACCCATCTGCTGACCCACTACCGTCCGGTGTGGCAGGCGGCCCAGCGCAGCAGGTGGCTGCACCGCAGGCTCAACTCGACCCTCACCGACCTGGCGGTCCTCAAAGCGCCACCGCGCCCGGAGCCGTTGAGCACGAAGAGCCCGTACACCTCCTGGGACTCTCTCACCGACCGCTCCTGGGTGGGCCGCCACCTGCCGCCGACGGCCGGACCGCCCGGGAGCATGCCGCCCCCGCAGGAAGTCGCCGAGCTGTTCCGCCGCGAGGGCGAGGGGAAGTACTGCGCGCGTTCCACGGCGCTGCTGCCCGCGTTCGCGCAGTGGTTCACCGACGGCTTCCTGCGCGGACACGCCGCCACTGGCGACCCGCGCCGCACGGACTCCCCGCACACCCTGGACATGTGCCAGCTCTACGGCGACCGCGAGGAGGTCACCGCGTGCCTGCGTACCTTCGAGGGCGGCAGGCTGAAGAGCCGAATGATGGACGGAGCCGAGTTCCCGCCCGCGCTGTGCCGGGACGGCGAGATCCTCGACGAGTTCAAAGCCATCCGGCCGGTCCGCTTCGACGAGGTGCCCAAGGACTGCGTCGACACACTCTTCGCATGCGGCGGCGATCGTGTGCACGCGCACGTCGGCCCGATGGCGCTGAACGTCCTGTTCCTGCGCGAGCACAACCGGGTCGCCGGCCTCCTCGGCGCCGCTCACCCGGAGTGGGACGACGAGCGTGTCTTCCAGACCACCCGGAACACCCTGATCGTGATGATGATCCGGGTGATGCTGGAGGAGTACATCAACCACATCACGCCGTACCACTTCGGCTTCGTCCTCGACCCGGTACGCGTCGACCGCGGAGTGTGGCACCGGGAGAACTGGGCGACGATCGAGTTCAGCCTCGTCTACCGCTGGCACAGCCTGATCCCGTCCACCTACCGGATCGCGGGCCAGGACCTGCCGCTCGCCCGGACGATCGCCAACGGGCAGCTCGTCCTCGATCGCGGCCTCGGGCCGCTGTTCGACGATCTGTCACGACAACCCGCCGGTCTTTCGGGGTTGTTCAACACCGACGAGCTCCTGCTGCCCATCGAGGCGCGCTCCGTCGCGGTCGGCCGGGAGCTGCGGCTGGCGTCGTACAACGACTACCGCGTCCACTACGGATTCCCGCCGGTCACCCATCCACGGCAGATCACCGGTGACTCCCGGGTCCAGGAGGCACTGCTCGACCTGTACGGCGGTGTCGACGGCATCGACCTGTACGTCGGTCTGTTCGCGGAGGAGCCGGAGCCCGGCGCCATCTTCGGCCGGCTCCTCGAACGGATCATCTCCGTCGACGCGTTCTCCGAGGCGTTGAACAACCCGCTTCTCGCGCCCCGCCTGTTCGCTCCCTCGACGTTCTCGCAGGAGGGCATTCAGGTGGTCCGGGAGACCAGGAGCTTCTCGGACCTGGTGCACCGCAACCTGCCGGAGGAGTCGGGACGTTACCTCGTGTCGCTGGGCAGCGCCGCGGGCGACACTCGGTCCCCGGCCCGCTGA
- a CDS encoding acetoacetate decarboxylase family protein, producing MRADGHAPGRPTPDGEDDRELLRRCARDVVEAAEGIRAVSARTSSALFAPPLTASARRRPRTGLAAQWALLRALTNKQGLGGSAITAPKGMGQVLGAAGEVLGRESLAALVAVTSLRLRITAVLIDHPEFERDPGMRRLMVAVTADRDLEAVRALRALFRDQGAQRALSGLAPLMAELLAIRALLDEDPQNDETGWALAAGRELSADPLHGISAAHLAAMDKGEGAAEPVDLSDQEQQLIATEGSFLGFLGNIEALRTDGRILVQNVRGPDGVVRYVLQAPGMAPGRPRNDSPQDFIGAWRNLFMADSPYTRSILLALADYDIPRGAELALIGHSEGGIALMNLAQNEEFCRAYRVTHVVTVGSPVDNKKPADPRTWVASITNQHDIVPVLDGRGAGAAFDPHPNWYEVDYTGPTHEFPLCHMLREYIKHLTSVIPQAREDVDQALSAYRGAVVRSQVYQLKDRARPPEGYPFLTMPTSAFPTTAGPVDVPVRYYDSSAAHLCFAVRPDTARTLLPDVTWMSPSRLPRRALAVLSLYEHRCTTIGPYTEIALSVLVDDLWRPRPYDVAADLLRRVDLRRTGRYVLSLAVTSEEARIVAQEIWGQPAVCTAAETDLMGRHITARAPGLGLAVEGRLGPGVRCLEADWLLYGRRSASTVRTLVRVHGKLRLHPGRGVRLRLNSAAAGPLAGQLRELGIDGARPLFVLSCPQLMLHRSAGAVLPR from the coding sequence ATGCGAGCGGACGGCCACGCACCCGGACGGCCCACGCCGGACGGAGAGGACGATCGGGAGTTGCTGCGCCGGTGCGCGCGGGACGTGGTCGAGGCCGCTGAAGGCATCCGCGCGGTGTCCGCGCGCACCAGCAGCGCGCTGTTCGCACCGCCCCTGACCGCCTCCGCACGCCGGCGGCCCCGCACCGGCCTCGCCGCCCAGTGGGCGCTGCTGCGCGCTCTGACGAACAAGCAGGGCCTGGGTGGCTCGGCGATCACCGCGCCGAAGGGCATGGGACAGGTGCTCGGCGCGGCGGGGGAGGTGCTGGGTCGGGAGAGCCTCGCCGCGTTGGTCGCCGTCACCTCGCTGCGGCTGAGAATCACCGCCGTGCTGATCGACCACCCCGAGTTCGAACGCGACCCCGGTATGCGCCGACTGATGGTCGCGGTCACCGCCGACCGCGACCTGGAGGCCGTACGGGCCCTGCGCGCCCTGTTCCGGGACCAGGGCGCCCAGCGCGCGCTGTCCGGACTCGCGCCGCTGATGGCCGAACTCCTCGCCATCCGCGCCCTGTTGGACGAGGACCCCCAGAATGACGAGACCGGCTGGGCGCTCGCCGCCGGACGGGAGCTGTCGGCGGACCCGCTGCACGGCATCAGCGCCGCCCATCTGGCGGCCATGGACAAGGGGGAGGGCGCCGCCGAGCCGGTGGACCTCTCCGACCAGGAGCAGCAGCTGATCGCCACCGAGGGGTCCTTCCTCGGGTTCCTGGGCAACATCGAGGCGCTCCGCACCGACGGACGCATCCTGGTGCAGAACGTGCGTGGCCCCGACGGCGTCGTCCGCTACGTCCTACAGGCACCCGGCATGGCCCCGGGACGCCCCCGCAACGACTCCCCGCAGGACTTCATCGGCGCTTGGCGCAACCTGTTCATGGCCGACTCGCCCTACACCCGCTCGATCCTGCTGGCCCTTGCGGACTACGACATCCCGCGGGGAGCCGAGCTCGCGCTGATCGGGCACAGCGAGGGCGGCATCGCACTGATGAACCTCGCGCAGAACGAGGAGTTCTGCCGCGCCTACCGGGTCACCCATGTGGTGACCGTCGGCTCGCCGGTCGACAACAAGAAGCCCGCCGATCCACGCACCTGGGTCGCGAGCATCACCAACCAGCACGACATCGTCCCCGTCCTCGACGGCCGGGGTGCGGGCGCCGCGTTCGACCCTCACCCGAACTGGTACGAGGTCGACTACACCGGCCCCACCCACGAGTTCCCGCTGTGCCACATGCTCCGCGAATACATCAAGCACCTCACGTCCGTCATCCCTCAGGCCCGTGAAGACGTGGACCAAGCGCTCAGTGCCTACCGCGGCGCTGTCGTACGCAGCCAGGTGTACCAGCTCAAGGACCGCGCCCGCCCGCCGGAGGGGTACCCCTTCCTCACCATGCCGACCAGCGCCTTCCCCACGACGGCCGGCCCGGTCGATGTCCCCGTGCGCTACTACGACTCCTCCGCCGCCCATCTCTGCTTCGCGGTCCGCCCCGATACGGCACGCACGCTGCTGCCCGACGTCACCTGGATGTCCCCCAGCCGACTGCCCCGACGGGCCCTGGCCGTGCTGTCGCTGTACGAGCACCGTTGCACCACGATCGGCCCGTACACGGAGATCGCCCTGTCCGTTCTCGTCGACGACCTGTGGCGGCCCCGTCCCTACGATGTCGCGGCGGACCTGCTGCGGCGGGTGGACCTGCGCCGCACCGGTCGATACGTCCTGTCGCTCGCCGTGACGAGCGAGGAGGCCCGGATCGTCGCCCAGGAGATCTGGGGCCAGCCCGCGGTATGCACGGCGGCCGAGACCGACCTGATGGGCCGGCACATCACCGCCCGCGCCCCAGGCCTCGGGCTCGCCGTCGAGGGCCGGCTCGGCCCGGGCGTGCGCTGCCTGGAGGCGGACTGGTTGCTCTACGGCCGCCGCAGCGCCAGCACCGTACGCACCCTGGTCCGGGTCCACGGCAAGCTGCGGCTGCACCCCGGCCGTGGAGTCCGGCTGCGGCTGAACAGTGCGGCGGCCGGACCGCTCGCCGGTCAGCTGCGCGAACTCGGCATCGACGGGGCCCGCCCGCTGTTCGTCCTGAGCTGCCCCCAGCTCATGCTGCACCGCAGCGCGGGCGCCGTCCTGCCACGCTGA
- a CDS encoding acyl-CoA desaturase — translation MTASLDRAEGPRAPLPDTVPVSLPLRTGYLLTLVVGPLAVLALALAAALAGGWGPHWYDAVLGAGMYALSIMGITAGYHRHFTHLSFKAKRPLRIALGIAGGLALEGPVTMWVAEHRRHHQYADREGDPHSPWKYGTTRRALLKGLWHAQVGWFASSPVRSHYPRYAPDLLADRDVRRLDRCYPLTMAVSLGLPPALVLAVTRDWRAAAVTLLWASLVRYAVVHHVTWSVNSVAHAFGNRHYRTRDQSRDVAWVALLTFGEGWHNLHHADPNSARHGGLPGQPDLTAWLIARFERWGWAHDVRWPDTRRITARHSAETTARRTPPTRALGE, via the coding sequence GTGACCGCCTCCCTCGACCGCGCGGAAGGCCCGCGAGCCCCGCTTCCCGACACCGTCCCGGTCAGCCTCCCGCTGCGCACCGGGTACCTGCTGACGCTCGTCGTCGGACCACTTGCCGTGCTGGCCCTGGCCCTGGCCGCCGCCCTGGCCGGCGGCTGGGGGCCGCACTGGTACGACGCGGTCCTCGGCGCCGGGATGTACGCCCTGTCCATCATGGGCATCACGGCTGGCTACCACCGGCACTTCACCCATCTGTCCTTCAAGGCGAAACGTCCCCTGCGGATCGCCCTGGGCATCGCGGGCGGGCTCGCCCTGGAGGGGCCAGTGACGATGTGGGTGGCCGAGCATCGGCGCCACCACCAGTACGCGGACCGGGAGGGCGACCCGCACTCGCCGTGGAAGTACGGCACCACCCGACGGGCCCTGCTCAAGGGTCTCTGGCATGCCCAGGTGGGTTGGTTCGCGTCGTCGCCGGTCCGCTCCCACTACCCGCGGTACGCGCCCGATCTGCTCGCCGACCGCGACGTGCGCCGCCTGGACCGCTGCTACCCCCTCACCATGGCCGTCTCGCTCGGGCTCCCTCCGGCGCTCGTCCTGGCGGTGACCCGCGACTGGAGGGCGGCGGCGGTCACCCTCCTGTGGGCGAGCCTGGTCCGCTATGCCGTCGTCCACCACGTCACCTGGTCCGTGAACTCCGTGGCGCACGCCTTCGGCAACCGGCACTACCGCACCCGCGACCAGTCCCGGGACGTGGCCTGGGTGGCCCTTCTGACCTTCGGCGAAGGCTGGCACAACCTCCACCACGCCGACCCCAACAGCGCCCGGCACGGCGGCCTGCCGGGCCAGCCCGACCTCACGGCATGGCTCATCGCCCGGTTCGAGCGGTGGGGCTGGGCCCACGACGTGCGCTGGCCGGACACACGGCGGATCACCGCACGGCACAGCGCGGAGACGACCGCCCGGCGCACGCCGCCCACCCGAGCCCTCGGCGAGTAG
- a CDS encoding alpha/beta fold hydrolase, whose protein sequence is MPRITLSCGPIDYEDTGGEGPVLVFGHGLPMNETQWRKVVPLLDGYRCVLPTLPMGGHRQPMHPDADLSPRGVARIVGEFIEQLGLGQVTLVLNDWGGGQFLVSEEPGRHIARLVLVACEAFDNFPPGPAKAMAQMCRVPGGVWFLTRLMRVPAIRHSRGGYGGMSLRGVPDEIMDDWFAPATRSRAIRRDFAKFATGAPGRKTLLAWSERLRDFDRPVLVVWATEDRMMPREHGRRLAELYPQGRLIEIADSSTLIPEDQPERLAQVLTDFLIQTGAEPVRHAS, encoded by the coding sequence ATGCCGAGAATCACGTTGTCTTGCGGACCGATCGACTACGAGGACACCGGCGGTGAGGGGCCAGTGCTGGTGTTCGGCCACGGTCTGCCGATGAACGAGACCCAGTGGCGCAAGGTGGTCCCGCTGCTGGACGGATACCGCTGCGTCCTGCCCACACTGCCCATGGGTGGCCACCGTCAGCCGATGCACCCGGATGCCGACCTGTCCCCGCGCGGTGTCGCCCGGATCGTAGGGGAGTTCATCGAGCAGCTCGGTCTGGGCCAGGTGACCCTCGTCCTCAATGACTGGGGCGGGGGCCAGTTCCTGGTGTCGGAAGAGCCGGGCCGGCACATCGCGCGCCTGGTGCTGGTGGCCTGCGAGGCCTTCGACAACTTCCCCCCGGGGCCGGCCAAGGCCATGGCGCAGATGTGCAGGGTTCCGGGCGGCGTCTGGTTCCTGACCCGCCTCATGCGCGTTCCCGCCATCCGCCACAGCCGCGGCGGTTACGGCGGGATGAGCCTGCGTGGGGTCCCGGACGAGATCATGGACGACTGGTTCGCTCCCGCCACCCGCAGCAGAGCCATCCGCAGGGACTTCGCCAAATTCGCCACCGGGGCACCCGGACGCAAGACCTTGCTCGCCTGGAGCGAGCGACTTCGTGACTTCGACCGCCCGGTACTCGTCGTCTGGGCGACCGAGGACCGGATGATGCCGCGTGAGCACGGCCGCCGGCTGGCCGAGCTGTACCCGCAGGGCCGACTGATCGAGATCGCCGACTCGTCCACCCTCATCCCGGAAGACCAGCCCGAACGACTCGCCCAGGTACTCACCGACTTCTTGATCCAAACAGGAGCAGAACCGGTCCGACACGCCTCCTGA